The Thermosulfurimonas sp. F29 genome includes a window with the following:
- a CDS encoding 50S ribosomal protein L11 methyltransferase yields the protein MLRPPYERYEILYLYAFSGTHPDLRNFSDPDFIGCWVEEDLTVLFFHREKSGLPEMIERRFGLIFELSARVPYREWGEGRDLSPFSVGPFIFAPVWKKIPGALIYDPGVVFGSGSHPTTRLMLETLWEVWSQEGPFHRIYDLGCGSGLLTLFAARLGARVTAVDRNPLCVELTRHNLKLNGLAAEVIEGDLRKLLPFQGGLVLANLYKGLLAELLGLPSFLKADYYILSGFNTSMEVELREIIAGGRLKIIDRREREGWVCLSLKKKK from the coding sequence ATGCTTCGGCCTCCCTATGAACGCTACGAAATCCTTTATCTGTACGCCTTTTCGGGCACTCATCCCGACCTTCGGAATTTCTCCGACCCGGACTTCATAGGTTGCTGGGTGGAGGAGGACCTCACGGTGCTTTTTTTCCATCGTGAAAAGTCCGGGCTCCCGGAAATGATTGAGAGGAGATTTGGTCTCATTTTTGAGCTATCGGCCCGGGTTCCCTATCGGGAATGGGGCGAAGGTCGGGACCTTTCTCCTTTTTCTGTGGGGCCTTTTATCTTTGCGCCGGTCTGGAAAAAGATTCCAGGGGCGCTGATCTATGATCCCGGGGTGGTCTTCGGAAGCGGCTCTCATCCCACCACCCGCCTCATGCTCGAGACCCTGTGGGAGGTCTGGTCACAGGAAGGCCCCTTTCACCGGATCTATGATCTGGGATGCGGAAGCGGTCTTCTCACCCTGTTTGCTGCCCGTCTGGGTGCCAGGGTCACCGCGGTGGATCGTAATCCCCTGTGCGTGGAACTTACCCGCCACAATCTGAAGCTGAATGGTCTTGCGGCGGAGGTGATCGAGGGGGATCTCCGGAAGCTTCTTCCCTTCCAGGGGGGGCTGGTTCTGGCCAATCTATACAAAGGCCTGCTTGCGGAACTCCTGGGACTGCCCTCCTTTCTTAAAGCCGATTATTATATCCTTTCCGGCTTTAACACCTCCATGGAAGTGGAGCTCCGGGAGATAATCGCCGGAGGAAGGCTCAAAATCATAGATCGAAGGGAAAGGGAGGGTTGGGTGTGTCTGAGTCTCAAAAAGAAGAAATGA
- a CDS encoding type III pantothenate kinase translates to MSESQKEEMILCVDVGNTTTACGIFRRDGLLLRTFRFRTRTDLTPEELLLFIRGFLDLLEIPVRAVKGVAYASVVPPLDSVWEAVVRRWLVKEWLVVSAESIPITVKLRYPSEVGADRLVNAYAAWVRWKQAVIVVDFGTATTFDCVSPEGEYLGGAIAPGLETAAEFLFRRAAKLPRVDLSRPPEEILGRDTVSAMKSGLLYGFVGLTEGLVERLSREMATSPMVVATGGLSRIIAPLCRVIREVVPELTLEGLYLLYRERVKGV, encoded by the coding sequence GTGTCTGAGTCTCAAAAAGAAGAAATGATCTTGTGCGTGGATGTGGGAAATACTACCACCGCCTGCGGAATATTCCGCCGGGACGGACTCCTTCTGCGGACCTTCCGTTTCCGTACGCGCACCGATCTCACCCCGGAAGAGCTTCTCCTTTTTATTCGCGGCTTTCTTGATCTTCTGGAGATCCCCGTGCGCGCTGTAAAGGGTGTGGCCTATGCCTCGGTAGTACCTCCCCTGGACAGTGTGTGGGAAGCGGTGGTGCGCCGATGGCTGGTCAAGGAATGGCTGGTGGTTTCCGCCGAAAGCATCCCTATAACGGTGAAACTCCGTTATCCCTCCGAGGTGGGGGCGGATCGACTGGTAAACGCTTATGCAGCCTGGGTCCGGTGGAAACAGGCGGTTATTGTGGTGGACTTTGGCACCGCCACCACCTTTGACTGTGTATCCCCGGAGGGGGAGTACCTGGGAGGAGCCATAGCCCCGGGACTCGAAACTGCCGCCGAGTTCCTCTTCCGGCGTGCAGCCAAGCTTCCCCGCGTGGACCTGAGCCGCCCTCCGGAGGAGATCTTGGGAAGGGACACGGTCTCGGCCATGAAAAGCGGTCTCCTTTACGGTTTTGTGGGCCTTACCGAGGGTCTGGTGGAGAGACTTTCCCGGGAGATGGCCACCTCTCCCATGGTGGTGGCCACCGGTGGACTATCCCGGATCATAGCCCCCCTTTGCCGGGTGATCCGGGAGGTGGTGCCGGAGTTGACCCTGGAGGGACTCTATCTTCTCTATAGGGAGCGAGTGAAAGGTGTTTAA
- a CDS encoding LD-carboxypeptidase — MFNPGDRVIVFAPAGAVREADLETGLDILRKWGLEPRVSETCRSRYRYLAGDDKLRGEELRRLLEEERDCVLWAARGGFGSARLLPRLEDLFPGRKSPILLGFSDLTALLNYLVIRGFRAWHAPTVSFLGKMHPGAREELRRLLFGEKIPLLCGIALREGTVEGPLFGGNLATLSALVGTPYFPELRGAILFLEDTGEALYRLDRYLTHLALAGIFQKIKGLVLGDLGHPLEAIFPILEEILPSHLPVAAGFPLGHLPGTQAFPLGERARLEVRGGRAFLTQAYD; from the coding sequence GTGTTTAACCCCGGTGATCGGGTAATCGTTTTCGCTCCGGCCGGGGCGGTGCGCGAAGCGGATCTGGAAACGGGACTGGATATACTGCGGAAATGGGGGCTTGAACCACGGGTGAGTGAGACCTGTCGAAGCCGGTATCGCTATCTCGCCGGAGACGACAAGCTGCGGGGAGAGGAACTGCGGAGACTTCTTGAGGAAGAAAGGGATTGCGTGCTCTGGGCTGCCCGTGGAGGATTCGGTTCGGCCCGGCTTCTTCCCCGTCTAGAGGATCTCTTTCCGGGCCGCAAGTCGCCGATTCTTCTGGGGTTTAGTGATTTAACCGCGCTTCTCAATTATCTCGTGATCCGGGGCTTTAGAGCCTGGCATGCTCCCACGGTGAGTTTTCTCGGAAAAATGCATCCTGGGGCCCGGGAGGAACTGCGTCGCCTACTTTTCGGAGAAAAGATCCCCCTCCTTTGCGGAATCGCTCTTCGAGAAGGAACAGTTGAGGGACCTCTTTTCGGTGGAAATCTGGCCACCCTTTCGGCCCTTGTGGGCACACCATATTTTCCCGAACTCAGAGGGGCCATCCTTTTTCTTGAGGACACGGGGGAGGCTCTCTATCGTCTGGATCGCTATCTCACTCACCTGGCCCTGGCCGGAATCTTCCAGAAAATAAAGGGCCTGGTACTGGGGGATCTGGGGCACCCTCTGGAGGCCATCTTCCCCATCCTGGAGGAGATCCTTCCCTCTCACCTCCCGGTGGCTGCGGGTTTTCCCCTGGGACACTTGCCCGGGACTCAGGCCTTTCCTCTGGGGGAAAGGGCACGCCTTGAGGTGAGGGGGGGAAGGGCCTTTCTAACTCAGGCGTACGATTAA
- a CDS encoding CsgG/HfaB family protein, giving the protein MITYRGPKARIAVASFRCKAAKCSGAIGDGLADMLATALFRTGRFIVLERGEGLKAIQEELNLAQSGYVRQGAGPKTGLMEGADILVIGAITAFEPNASGVGGGGIVVPFNIPLIGGAKISKKEAYIAADIRLVDVRTGRVINATSVEGKATSWKVGGGMGTILGTVALGGALGAYKNTPMEKAIRVMLYNAVDAIAKMVPENYYRWGSDTQGYNNPSAAPRPAATSAPRDSSVAPAPTGGLVRPEARFEPGKKVVWQEDFSRCTEVPSSIRIVKGTAECVSFQGKKWLATIKGETVFYKNLQRFRWSGDWAIEYTFYCGTYVPHGQASVRLGRFDAPFYLYLAKGATAQDTSFKWMNKPIPLDQDIVGRPHRVALQKKGDTIRIFFDGKKLLSDRADPLALDRLPSALYFILGSGYADIETGRYVLLTDIRVTSY; this is encoded by the coding sequence GTGATCACCTATAGGGGGCCCAAGGCCCGTATAGCGGTAGCGAGTTTCAGGTGCAAGGCCGCCAAGTGCAGCGGGGCCATAGGAGATGGTCTGGCGGACATGCTGGCCACGGCCCTCTTCCGAACCGGTCGTTTCATAGTGCTCGAACGGGGAGAGGGACTGAAGGCCATTCAGGAGGAACTTAACCTGGCCCAGTCCGGATATGTGAGGCAGGGGGCCGGCCCCAAGACCGGGCTCATGGAGGGGGCGGACATTCTGGTCATCGGAGCCATCACCGCCTTCGAGCCCAACGCCTCGGGAGTGGGAGGGGGCGGTATAGTGGTGCCTTTCAATATTCCCCTTATCGGGGGGGCCAAGATCTCCAAGAAAGAAGCGTACATTGCCGCGGACATCCGGTTGGTGGATGTGCGCACCGGGCGGGTCATAAATGCCACCAGTGTGGAGGGGAAGGCCACCTCCTGGAAGGTGGGCGGTGGAATGGGCACCATTCTGGGGACCGTAGCCCTGGGCGGGGCTCTGGGGGCCTACAAGAACACCCCCATGGAGAAGGCCATCCGGGTGATGCTTTACAACGCCGTGGACGCCATCGCCAAGATGGTACCGGAAAATTATTATCGCTGGGGTTCGGACACCCAGGGATATAACAATCCCTCGGCGGCTCCCCGTCCGGCGGCGACTTCGGCCCCCCGGGACTCCTCGGTGGCTCCTGCCCCCACCGGAGGGCTGGTACGACCGGAGGCCCGGTTCGAGCCGGGAAAAAAGGTGGTATGGCAGGAGGACTTTTCTCGATGCACGGAGGTCCCCTCCTCCATCAGAATAGTTAAGGGGACCGCGGAGTGCGTCTCCTTTCAGGGCAAGAAGTGGCTGGCCACGATTAAGGGAGAGACAGTTTTCTATAAAAATTTGCAAAGATTTCGCTGGTCCGGAGACTGGGCCATTGAGTACACTTTCTATTGTGGAACCTATGTTCCCCACGGACAGGCTTCTGTGCGCCTGGGACGGTTCGATGCCCCTTTTTACCTTTACCTGGCCAAAGGAGCCACCGCTCAAGACACCTCTTTTAAGTGGATGAACAAGCCCATCCCGCTTGACCAGGACATAGTGGGAAGGCCTCATCGAGTAGCCCTGCAGAAGAAGGGCGATACCATACGCATCTTTTTTGACGGAAAGAAGCTTTTGTCCGACAGGGCCGATCCCCTGGCCCTTGATCGACTTCCTTCCGCTCTGTACTTTATATTGGGTTCCGGGTATGCCGACATTGAGACCGGAAGGTATGTACTTCTCACGGACATAAGGGTGACTTCCTACTAG
- the cutA gene encoding divalent-cation tolerance protein CutA codes for MSGVVLLYVTVSGLEEAETLGRILLEKRLCACVNIFPEMRSFYWWEGKIESSREAVLIVKTTQRLAEPAREEIVRHHSYSCPCVLIIPVSGGHGPFLEWIFTETARPE; via the coding sequence ATGAGCGGGGTGGTGCTCCTTTATGTCACCGTTTCGGGACTCGAGGAGGCCGAGACACTGGGAAGAATCCTACTGGAAAAAAGACTCTGCGCCTGTGTGAACATCTTTCCCGAGATGCGATCCTTTTACTGGTGGGAGGGTAAGATCGAAAGTTCCCGGGAGGCCGTACTCATCGTTAAGACCACTCAGAGACTGGCTGAACCGGCCCGGGAGGAAATCGTCAGGCACCATTCCTACTCCTGTCCGTGTGTGCTCATAATACCGGTATCCGGAGGTCATGGGCCCTTCCTGGAATGGATCTTTACCGAAACGGCTAGACCCGAATGA
- the scpB gene encoding SMC-Scp complex subunit ScpB, which translates to MDRGLLAKAIEAILLAAGRTVRVRDLREVFPGISESELEEILRELSESYRGRGMRIREVAGGWRLETAPEVAEYVRIYLRPKPRRLSPAALETLAVVAYRQPVTRAEIEAARGVDSSGPLRFLLETGFVRVVGRKEVPGRPLLYGTTNYFLEFFGLKSLQDLPPLEEIRKLAGRT; encoded by the coding sequence ATGGATCGGGGGCTCCTGGCAAAGGCGATCGAGGCCATTCTTCTTGCGGCAGGGCGTACGGTGCGGGTTAGGGATTTGCGGGAGGTTTTCCCAGGGATCTCCGAGTCGGAACTCGAAGAGATCCTCCGGGAGCTGAGTGAGTCTTACCGGGGGCGGGGGATGCGTATTCGGGAGGTAGCCGGAGGTTGGAGACTGGAGACGGCTCCGGAGGTGGCTGAATATGTGCGAATCTATCTTCGGCCCAAACCCCGACGGTTATCTCCCGCTGCCCTGGAGACCCTCGCGGTGGTGGCCTATCGGCAACCGGTGACCCGGGCCGAGATAGAGGCCGCCCGGGGTGTGGACTCCTCTGGGCCGCTCCGCTTTCTGCTGGAGACGGGATTTGTCCGGGTGGTGGGACGCAAGGAGGTTCCCGGACGTCCTCTTCTTTACGGAACCACGAATTATTTTTTGGAATTCTTCGGTCTCAAAAGTCTCCAGGACCTTCCCCCTCTTGAGGAAATTAGAAAACTTGCGGGACGGACATGA
- a CDS encoding riboflavin synthase yields the protein MFTGLVEGLGVVREARAQKGGLVLRIEAPFPLEDTRVGDSIAVNGACLTVAALSPPFFEVVISPETLRRTTLGHLRSGERVNLERALRLGDRLGGHLVTGHVDGVGEVLSREETGEFLFLRIRAPENVVRYLVEKGSVAVDGVSLTVNRVEGPVFELAIIPHTARVTTMGFRKPGDRVNLEADLLAKYVENFLRPYYTRDLTEEFLRDKGFLE from the coding sequence ATGTTTACCGGTCTTGTGGAAGGACTCGGGGTGGTCCGGGAGGCCAGGGCCCAAAAAGGGGGACTTGTTTTGCGAATAGAGGCTCCCTTCCCCCTTGAGGATACCCGGGTGGGGGACAGCATTGCCGTGAACGGGGCCTGTCTTACGGTTGCGGCGCTCTCTCCACCTTTTTTTGAGGTTGTGATCTCCCCCGAGACCCTGCGTCGGACCACCCTGGGGCATCTGCGATCCGGTGAACGGGTCAACCTGGAAAGGGCCCTGCGCCTGGGGGATCGTCTGGGAGGGCACCTAGTGACCGGACATGTGGACGGAGTAGGGGAAGTCCTGAGCCGGGAGGAGACCGGTGAATTTCTTTTTTTGCGTATTCGGGCCCCGGAAAATGTGGTCCGCTATCTGGTGGAGAAGGGGTCGGTGGCGGTAGACGGGGTGAGTCTAACGGTAAACCGTGTGGAGGGCCCCGTGTTCGAGCTGGCTATTATTCCGCACACGGCCCGAGTCACCACCATGGGGTTCCGCAAACCCGGCGACAGGGTGAACCTGGAGGCTGATCTTCTGGCCAAATATGTAGAGAATTTCCTCCGACCCTATTACACCCGGGATCTCACCGAGGAATTCCTGCGGGACAAGGGATTTCTGGAATAG
- a CDS encoding CGGC domain-containing protein → MPKVLIVACGSYADTSHSCVADWKCLSSAAEKKGPFAEYPDEVKVMGFLKCRCPGRSLVANIAMAKEKTGFEVVHLTNCLVKARPACKNHDIDELVKMIQDKTGAKVVLGTHDLG, encoded by the coding sequence ATGCCCAAGGTGCTTATCGTGGCCTGTGGATCCTATGCCGATACCTCTCATTCCTGCGTCGCGGATTGGAAGTGTCTTTCCTCCGCGGCGGAGAAAAAGGGGCCCTTCGCCGAGTATCCGGACGAGGTGAAGGTAATGGGATTTCTAAAGTGTCGCTGTCCGGGACGCTCTCTGGTGGCGAACATTGCCATGGCCAAGGAGAAGACCGGGTTCGAGGTGGTTCACCTCACCAATTGTCTGGTTAAGGCCAGACCGGCCTGTAAGAATCACGACATAGACGAGCTGGTCAAGATGATTCAGGATAAGACCGGGGCCAAAGTGGTTCTGGGCACGCACGATCTGGGTTAG
- a CDS encoding 50S ribosomal protein L11 methyltransferase, whose protein sequence is MDRGKPQTYLRVEVGGSFGVLEKELPELAERWGGFLFKECSSGVRAEFYLNSAEEVEPFRRDCRRRGLEVISITEVPAEDWARTWQEHFRAFQVSARLWVRPPWESLDLSEGKIEIVLDPGQAFGTGHHPTTALMLRALDNLSFRKGIPKRVLDVGCGTGILAIAAAKLGAHRVVALDIDPMAREATRHNVLLNRVKVEIFPGILDDLHGVFDLVLANLSTWELHRLRYSLRKRLAPGGLLFISGFLGKEIPEMAKSFREIGLMVVEEHRREEWGFLALRRSTD, encoded by the coding sequence ATGGACAGGGGTAAACCTCAAACCTATCTTCGGGTGGAGGTCGGCGGCAGCTTCGGAGTCCTTGAAAAGGAACTCCCGGAGCTTGCCGAACGCTGGGGAGGATTTCTGTTTAAGGAATGCTCCTCCGGGGTACGGGCCGAGTTCTACCTGAACTCCGCCGAGGAGGTGGAACCCTTTCGGAGAGATTGCCGTCGTCGGGGGCTTGAGGTGATCTCGATTACGGAGGTCCCGGCGGAGGACTGGGCTCGAACCTGGCAGGAACATTTCCGGGCGTTTCAGGTCTCGGCACGCCTATGGGTGCGTCCGCCGTGGGAGAGTCTGGATCTGTCCGAGGGAAAAATAGAGATTGTCCTGGATCCCGGGCAGGCCTTCGGAACCGGACACCATCCCACCACAGCCCTGATGCTCCGGGCCCTGGATAACCTCTCCTTCCGGAAGGGGATCCCGAAAAGGGTCCTTGATGTGGGCTGCGGAACGGGAATCCTGGCCATCGCCGCGGCCAAGCTGGGAGCCCATCGGGTGGTAGCGCTAGACATCGACCCTATGGCTCGGGAGGCCACCCGTCATAATGTTCTGCTTAACCGGGTAAAAGTGGAGATCTTTCCGGGAATCCTGGATGATCTCCACGGGGTCTTCGATCTGGTGCTGGCCAACCTCTCGACCTGGGAGCTTCACCGTCTGCGTTATAGCCTTAGGAAAAGACTCGCCCCCGGAGGGCTGCTCTTTATTTCCGGATTCCTGGGTAAGGAGATCCCGGAGATGGCGAAATCCTTTCGGGAGATCGGCCTCATGGTTGTGGAGGAACACCGTCGGGAGGAATGGGGTTTTCTTGCCCTGAGGCGTTCCACCGATTAG
- a CDS encoding FG-GAP-like repeat-containing protein: MKKAIPLLLILGALITGKLLAALPPEIKSDLSPLSALVIGVDGNRVILDKGRIQGVRLGDLFTIYRKGQPVVHPETKKVLGYLKKPVALAEVVQVEENFATARILSRSGEFPVPTPAIRYGDIKILLVAQNRRLAEKYLPELESVLSRSRILYEPQRTLGALSPQDLSREGVNLVLYLEEGALRLYSPRLNLLRVYTLPEVAPSPARTTLPSAAPSSQMVPSPLTASPYRKSAPSVTTPVQPVSRPEILPQAPPSAQSAPSRYPYTTLGYTRPQVPRFRRVGRLPQVVADFEIGDLNGDGIPEVVYLTPKALYVARYQGALLAQYRFRGFGKVLNFSLGPRGWIALNIYQEGEGLRSELLHFTDGALKPEIKGINLILSFVDFNGDGRNDTLLGQTFDEENFFGPRVYVLSRKGNKITYREPLTVPTGFRLIGAAFADLDGDGYLETIFINRGHKLAVYRYTQKLWVSTQKVGGSLYGIKVRVGPYRQTYMETIPAEVNFLVRDLNGDGRPEVLLVANHSAHHDLLPGFPAYTSGEVMVLSYSTTGFELRPFSGGFEGPLQGLGIVDSELLVVLTKGNPFTQEGESYLLALPLPTQSYRRSLGYGR; encoded by the coding sequence ATGAAGAAAGCAATTCCGTTACTTTTAATACTCGGTGCCCTTATCACCGGCAAGCTTCTGGCAGCCCTTCCTCCGGAAATAAAGTCAGATCTTTCTCCCCTCTCGGCTCTGGTGATCGGGGTTGACGGGAATCGGGTCATTCTGGACAAGGGACGGATCCAGGGAGTCAGGCTGGGCGATCTTTTTACCATCTATCGTAAGGGACAACCGGTGGTCCATCCGGAGACCAAAAAAGTGCTCGGATACCTGAAAAAACCGGTGGCCCTGGCCGAGGTTGTGCAGGTGGAGGAGAACTTTGCCACCGCTCGCATCCTCTCCCGATCCGGGGAATTTCCCGTACCCACTCCGGCCATCCGTTACGGAGACATCAAGATCCTGCTGGTGGCTCAGAACCGGCGCCTTGCCGAAAAATACCTGCCGGAACTGGAGAGTGTTCTTTCCCGCAGCCGGATTCTTTATGAACCTCAAAGGACTCTGGGGGCCCTTTCTCCGCAGGATCTTTCCCGGGAAGGGGTGAACCTGGTGCTTTACCTTGAGGAAGGGGCTTTACGCCTTTACAGTCCGCGGTTAAATCTTCTCCGGGTTTACACCCTTCCGGAGGTGGCCCCTTCTCCTGCAAGGACCACCTTGCCATCGGCAGCTCCCTCCTCTCAGATGGTTCCTTCCCCGCTGACCGCCAGCCCTTACCGAAAATCCGCGCCTTCCGTTACCACCCCCGTCCAGCCCGTGAGTCGTCCTGAGATCCTGCCGCAGGCTCCCCCTTCCGCGCAGTCTGCTCCATCCCGGTATCCCTATACCACTCTGGGATATACCCGACCCCAGGTGCCGCGTTTCCGGCGGGTGGGACGGCTTCCGCAGGTGGTGGCTGACTTTGAGATCGGAGATCTGAACGGAGACGGAATTCCCGAAGTGGTCTACCTCACCCCCAAGGCCCTTTATGTGGCCCGTTATCAGGGAGCACTTCTGGCCCAATATCGCTTCAGGGGCTTCGGGAAGGTGCTCAATTTCTCCCTAGGTCCCCGGGGCTGGATCGCCCTCAACATCTATCAGGAAGGCGAGGGGCTACGGAGTGAGCTTCTCCATTTTACCGACGGGGCCCTCAAGCCTGAAATAAAGGGGATTAACCTGATTCTTTCTTTTGTGGATTTCAACGGTGATGGTCGTAACGATACCCTCCTCGGTCAGACCTTTGATGAGGAGAACTTTTTCGGCCCCAGGGTATATGTTCTGTCCCGGAAGGGGAACAAGATCACCTACCGTGAGCCGCTCACGGTTCCAACGGGATTCCGGCTCATCGGAGCCGCTTTCGCCGATCTCGATGGGGATGGATATCTTGAAACCATCTTTATTAACCGGGGACACAAGCTGGCCGTTTACCGATATACCCAAAAACTCTGGGTCTCCACCCAAAAAGTCGGGGGGAGTTTATACGGAATCAAGGTCCGCGTAGGGCCTTATCGGCAGACTTATATGGAAACCATTCCGGCCGAGGTAAACTTTCTGGTACGCGACCTCAACGGAGACGGGCGTCCGGAGGTCCTTCTGGTGGCCAATCATAGCGCTCATCACGATCTCCTTCCGGGGTTCCCGGCCTACACTTCGGGAGAGGTGATGGTGCTCTCTTACTCCACCACCGGGTTCGAACTCCGTCCCTTCTCCGGAGGATTTGAAGGGCCCCTCCAGGGACTCGGCATAGTGGATTCGGAACTTCTGGTAGTGCTAACCAAAGGGAACCCCTTTACCCAAGAAGGGGAATCCTACCTTCTGGCTTTACCTTTGCCGACTCAATCCTATCGAAGAAGCCTAGGATATGGTAGATAA
- the recN gene encoding DNA repair protein RecN, giving the protein MLAELRLKNLLLIEEASLSFAPGFTVFTGETGAGKSLLVKALRLVLGERGSPDYVRPGAREAVVEAFLVSPELPERLSALGFDPAEEVLIRRVLAPERSRAFVNGTPVPLRMLSELTRGLVILTGQHEFRALLSPEYRLRVLDTFAGLEEQRKAYADLYRKWRGVHEERTRLEGELLRAARERDFLEFQIREIEEADLSPGEDEALLREREILRNLTRLKTGLFEGSRALEEASEALSRALSSLRDLSRIEGELAPLLARLEEVYYELLEASRELSGRLADLPEDDARLEEVEARLSRIENLKRKYGATVEEILSTLEELRRRREGLEVGEERLGELRSREKELAERVLSSALEISSARHSAARRLSRAMNRELEALALSGAEFRVEVETPAARPENLTPFGLDRVRFLVRTNPGTPARPLEKVVSGGELSRIFLALKSLLAERDRAACLVFDEVDAGIGGMVAVRVGEKLKELARREQVLCITHLPQIARLADHHFAVEKEVVDGLTYTRVRVLGPEERERELRRMMGEADG; this is encoded by the coding sequence ATGCTGGCGGAACTCCGGCTGAAAAACCTCCTCCTCATCGAGGAGGCCTCGCTTTCCTTTGCCCCGGGGTTTACGGTCTTTACGGGAGAGACCGGGGCCGGGAAGTCCCTGCTGGTAAAGGCCCTTCGGCTGGTCCTCGGAGAGCGGGGGAGTCCCGATTATGTGCGGCCCGGGGCACGGGAGGCGGTGGTGGAGGCCTTCCTGGTCTCTCCGGAGCTTCCGGAAAGACTTTCCGCTCTGGGGTTTGATCCGGCCGAGGAGGTCCTGATCCGGCGGGTGCTGGCCCCGGAACGGTCCCGGGCCTTCGTAAACGGCACCCCGGTGCCCCTGCGAATGCTCTCCGAGCTCACCCGGGGGCTGGTCATTCTCACCGGACAGCACGAGTTCCGGGCCCTTCTCTCTCCGGAGTACCGTCTCCGGGTGCTGGACACCTTTGCCGGTCTTGAGGAGCAGCGGAAGGCCTATGCCGATCTTTACCGGAAATGGCGTGGGGTCCACGAGGAGAGGACGCGACTGGAGGGGGAGCTCCTCCGGGCGGCCCGGGAACGCGACTTTCTGGAGTTTCAGATCCGGGAGATCGAGGAGGCCGACCTCAGCCCCGGTGAGGACGAAGCCCTCCTGCGGGAAAGGGAAATCCTCCGGAACCTTACCCGTCTAAAGACGGGACTTTTCGAGGGGAGCCGGGCCCTGGAGGAGGCCTCCGAGGCTCTCTCAAGGGCCCTTTCCTCCCTGAGGGATCTCTCCCGAATAGAGGGCGAGCTGGCCCCCCTTCTTGCCCGGCTCGAGGAGGTTTATTACGAATTGCTCGAGGCCTCCCGGGAGCTTTCCGGACGGCTCGCCGATCTTCCCGAGGACGACGCCCGGCTGGAGGAGGTGGAGGCCCGGCTGAGCCGGATCGAGAACCTCAAGCGCAAGTACGGAGCCACGGTGGAGGAAATCCTTTCCACCCTGGAGGAACTCCGGAGGCGCCGGGAGGGACTTGAAGTGGGGGAGGAGCGTCTCGGCGAACTCAGGTCCCGGGAAAAGGAGCTCGCCGAAAGAGTCCTTTCCTCGGCCCTGGAGATCTCTTCCGCCAGACATTCCGCGGCCCGCCGCCTTTCCCGGGCCATGAACCGGGAGCTGGAGGCCCTGGCGCTTTCCGGAGCGGAATTCCGGGTGGAGGTGGAAACCCCCGCGGCCCGACCGGAAAACCTCACCCCTTTCGGGCTGGATCGGGTGCGTTTCCTGGTGCGCACCAATCCCGGCACCCCGGCCAGACCCCTGGAAAAAGTGGTCTCCGGCGGAGAACTATCGCGGATCTTTCTGGCCCTTAAGAGCCTTCTGGCCGAAAGGGATCGAGCGGCCTGCCTGGTCTTCGACGAGGTGGACGCCGGAATCGGAGGGATGGTGGCGGTGCGGGTGGGAGAAAAGTTGAAAGAACTTGCCCGGAGGGAGCAGGTCCTCTGCATCACCCACCTTCCCCAGATCGCCCGTCTCGCCGATCACCACTTTGCCGTGGAAAAGGAGGTGGTGGACGGGCTGACCTACACCCGGGTAAGGGTCCTCGGTCCGGAGGAAAGGGAGAGGGAACTTCGGCGCATGATGGGGGAGGCCGATGGCTAG